The bacterium genome includes the window ACCCGGCGCGAAGGCCCGTGTTCGTACACTGCCATGCCGGCGTCGACCGAACGGGCTTCGTCGTCGCCGCGTATCGCGTCAAGGTCGAAGGTTGGACGCCGGAAAAGGCGTACGAAGAAATGGCCCGGCTCGGCTTCCACAGCTTCCTCTTCTGGTGGCCAGGCGCGTTCTTCGAATACGTCGGCGCGCCGGCGGAACCCGCGGCGCACGCCGAAGCGGATCGACTTTCGGTTAACCGCTACGACAACGCAAGGCGAATTAGGGGTCGCACGTACCGCTCCCGGGGAAATTAACTCGCGCGGGCGCGGGCGCGGGGAGCTGATATGAGGATACTATACGGCACGCAGGGCACCGGCAACGGCCACCTCTCGCGGACGCACGCCATCGTCCCACTGCTGCGGAAGGCCGGCGTCGAGGTGGAGCTCATCATATCGGGGACGTCGAGCGAGGGCCTTACAAGGGGCGCGCCGGAGCTCGAGCCCTACCGCGCCTTCCACGGCCTGAGCTACGTTCGCCACGAAGGCCGCGTAGACCTGGGCAAGACCATCGAGATTTTCAAACCGATCGAGCTGGCCGAGGACTTCGCCGAGATACAGGGCGCGTACGACCTCGTCGTCTCCGACTTCGAGCCGCTCACGGCGTGGTGGGGCCTGTCGCACGAGGTCCCGGTAATCGGTATTGCGCACAACTACGCGTTCCAGGGGCGGGCGCCGAGGCCGCTGTTGATCGACCCCATGATCGAGGTCGTCTTCCACTACTACGCGCCCGCCGACATCCCCCTCGGCTCCCACTGGCAGCGCACCAACGAAACGGTCATCCCGCCCATAATTCGCAAGGTGATATTGGCCGCCGAGGCCGAGGACGGCGACCACGTCCTAGTTTACCTGCCCAGCTTCACCGACGAGACGCTGGACCGGCTCTTCGGTCATAAGGCGCTCGCGTCGTACCGCTTCGTCGCGTACCCGCGCCGCTCGGGGCGCGACGTCCGCGCGCGTAACCTGACGGCGAAGCCGTTCTCGGGGGAGGGCTTCGTCGAGGACTTGCGGACGGCCCGGGCGGTCATCACGAGCGCCGGGTTCACGCTCCTCTCGGAGTGCCTGCACCTCGGCAAGCCGCTCTACGTCGTCCCGGAGGGGGGCCAGTACGAGCAGAAGTGCAACGCCGAGGCGCTGAAGAAGTGGAACCTGGGCGCGGCGGCGACGGAGCTCGTGCCGGAGGAAATCGCCCTTTGGCTCGAGGCGCGGCGGATGGTCCGCAAGCCCTGGCCGGACGTCGCCCGGGCCTTCGTGGACTGGGTGGCCGCGGGTCGCCCCGAAAACCCCCTCGACTTCTCGGCCCGCCTGTGGGAGGAGACGCGGCGGCTGGCGGCGGGGAAGGTATGACGTAATTCCTAGCATAATAAAACGCCGGCCTTGCGGCCGGCTGGGACGGAAGATTAACAGTTATACAAAGATTTTATCTCATCGAGGATAACACCGAAAGAGGGAAGGGATATGGCTATTACGCCAAAGCAAGAACTTAACGCGTTAAAAGAACAATGGGAAGCCGCTAACGAACAGGCAAGGTTCGCACTTCTTGTAGCCGGACCGGGAACTGGAAAAACCAATACTATTACCCATAGAGTATTCGTTGCGTTAAGCAATGAAACCGAAACCAGTAAAATTTATGTTGTAACATTCACTAATGCAGCTTGTAAGGAATTGAAAGATAGGATATTTAAGAATTGTAGCGGTTATTTCGAAGACCCGACTATAAGCGCCTTAAAAGTATCAACGTTGCATTCGTTAGGGTTGAAAACTTTACGTAGGGCGGGCCAATTGATAGAATACCCCGGCGAACCTATAGTAGCCGACGAATGGGAACAAAAGAATATATTCGACGGCGAGGTTGCAGCGAGGATGGGGATGGGGGGAACTACTAGGGTTAAACATATACGAAAAGCTTACGACGCGATGTGGCAAACTAATATTAGCGATACACCCGACGAATACGAAATTACCGAAGACGAAAAAGAGCGTTTTGTACGAATACATGATTATTTGAGCCGTTTTTATTCTTTCGTTTTACCAGGAGAAATTATTTATAGATGCGTTGATGCTTATAATAATGGGAGAATTCCAGCGGCAAGACTACCGGTAATAGAAGATTTAATAGTAGACGAATTCCAAGATTTAAATAAATGTGACCACGATTTCATAAGGATTTTAAGCGCCCATGGCGCCAAATTATTTGTAGCCGGCGACGACGACCAGAGTATATACGGCTTTAGATACGCATATCCAAGGGGGATTATCCATTTTCAAGATACCTATCAGGGAGGCGAAATAAAAGAATTGACGTCTTGTTTCCGATGCACTCCGAACATACTTGTACCGGCCTTAAACTTAATCGTAAACAATTCGGATCGATATGACAAAAATATTCGGTCTTTGTACACTGACGCCGAACCCCCGGTCCCGGGTTATATCCACACTTGGTTTTTCTCTTCGCCCACAAGGGAGTATGCAGCAATAGCGAGGTCTTGTAAAAGGCTTATTGAGTGCGGGATGGAAGGCCGAGAGAACGAAATATTGATATTAATAACAAAAAAGAAGAATAGGACTATACAACTAAATTTCCTTGAACGCCACCTCGAGTTAGAAGAAGTACCATACGACCGCCCTACAGTTATCGACTATACCGATGATTTCGGGATTCGTGCAATATACGCTTTGCTCCGGATTATTAAATCGTATGAAAAAGAAAAACATGATTATTTAGCCCACCGTACATTACTTCAGCTCCTCTCCGGGGTCGGTATTAAAACAATTATTAATATCGGTAACAAATGCGCAGAAAACGTTTTCGATTTTATCAACCTATTCTATAATCCTGAACCGCCCGCTTGGTTAGATACCGTAGCCACAAAGGCGATTTCGAGGGCAAAAAGTATATTAGATTACATATCTACTTGGTCGATGGAAGACCCGTTATTCGAAAGAGCCGAAGATATCCATGCGTTTTTAACCGAATTATTATTCACCCGAATACGCCGTACTTATGATCCCGTTGAGAAGTGGGGTTCTTTGTATTCGGGTTTCCCTGAAGCGATGACGCTGGGAGATTTGCTTGATTTTTTTACTGCCGATACTGAGTCTGACCAGTTGGCTATTTTAGAAGCCGTTAGTAGTAGACTAGTGCTTCCGGAACCTCCCGTTTCCGACAATAATATAAAAAAAGTAAAAATTATGACGATGCACGGGGCTAAAGGCCTTAGTGGCAGCGTCGTTTTTATACCTTCCGTCGAAGAAGGCCTCATCCCTTCGTTCCGGTCGTTGTCATCCCCCGTCGAATTGGAGGAACAACGTAGGTTATTTTACGTATCTCTAACGCGTGCCAGAGCCGCGTGTATTCTTAGCCACTGCTTTAGACATTGCGGCGGAGCGAAGGCTATTACCGGGGACGCTTCGTGTACAGAAGTCCGGTTAGAAAGGTCGCGTTTCCTAAATGAAGCAGGTCTCGAAAGTGAACGAAGAACGTCGGGTTTGTCGACTTTCGAAGCAGAAAGATTAATCGAAAGTATCAACTACCTCTTTTAAACCTTCCATAAGAGTTACTAAAAAACCGGCCTTGCGGCCGGCGTTTTTATTTCCCAAAATATTTTATAAAGGGTTAGAGCTCGAGGAAGGCCTTGACGCGTTTAGCGCGGGTGGGGTGGCGGAGCTTGCGCAGCGCCTTGGCCTCTATCTGCCTCACGCGCTCGCGCGTGACGTTGAAGACCGCGCCCACCTCGTCCAGCGTGCGGGTGATGCCGTCGCCCAGGCCGAAGCGGTAGCGCAGGACGCGCTCCTCGCGCTTGGAGAGCGTCGCGAGGACGTCCTCCATCTGCTCGCGCAGGAGGGCGTAGGCGGCGGCGCGCGCCGGGCTGATGACGGACTTGTCCTCGATGAAGTCGCCGAGGTGGCTGTCCTCCTCCTCGCCGATGGGGGTCTCGAGGCTAATGGGTTCCTGCGCTATCTTGAGAACGCGGCGGACCTTCTCGACGCTCATCTGCATCTTGGCCGCTATCTCTTCGGGCAGCGGCTCGCGGCCGAACTCCTGGATAAGCTGGCGCGACGCCCGCACGACCTTGCCGATGGCCTCGATCATGTGCACCGGGATGCGGATGGTCCGCGCCTGGTCGGCAATCGCGCGC containing:
- a CDS encoding glycosyltransferase family protein, which translates into the protein MRILYGTQGTGNGHLSRTHAIVPLLRKAGVEVELIISGTSSEGLTRGAPELEPYRAFHGLSYVRHEGRVDLGKTIEIFKPIELAEDFAEIQGAYDLVVSDFEPLTAWWGLSHEVPVIGIAHNYAFQGRAPRPLLIDPMIEVVFHYYAPADIPLGSHWQRTNETVIPPIIRKVILAAEAEDGDHVLVYLPSFTDETLDRLFGHKALASYRFVAYPRRSGRDVRARNLTAKPFSGEGFVEDLRTARAVITSAGFTLLSECLHLGKPLYVVPEGGQYEQKCNAEALKKWNLGAAATELVPEEIALWLEARRMVRKPWPDVARAFVDWVAAGRPENPLDFSARLWEETRRLAAGKV
- a CDS encoding ATP-dependent helicase, translated to MAITPKQELNALKEQWEAANEQARFALLVAGPGTGKTNTITHRVFVALSNETETSKIYVVTFTNAACKELKDRIFKNCSGYFEDPTISALKVSTLHSLGLKTLRRAGQLIEYPGEPIVADEWEQKNIFDGEVAARMGMGGTTRVKHIRKAYDAMWQTNISDTPDEYEITEDEKERFVRIHDYLSRFYSFVLPGEIIYRCVDAYNNGRIPAARLPVIEDLIVDEFQDLNKCDHDFIRILSAHGAKLFVAGDDDQSIYGFRYAYPRGIIHFQDTYQGGEIKELTSCFRCTPNILVPALNLIVNNSDRYDKNIRSLYTDAEPPVPGYIHTWFFSSPTREYAAIARSCKRLIECGMEGRENEILILITKKKNRTIQLNFLERHLELEEVPYDRPTVIDYTDDFGIRAIYALLRIIKSYEKEKHDYLAHRTLLQLLSGVGIKTIINIGNKCAENVFDFINLFYNPEPPAWLDTVATKAISRAKSILDYISTWSMEDPLFERAEDIHAFLTELLFTRIRRTYDPVEKWGSLYSGFPEAMTLGDLLDFFTADTESDQLAILEAVSSRLVLPEPPVSDNNIKKVKIMTMHGAKGLSGSVVFIPSVEEGLIPSFRSLSSPVELEEQRRLFYVSLTRARAACILSHCFRHCGGAKAITGDASCTEVRLERSRFLNEAGLESERRTSGLSTFEAERLIESINYLF